From the Pseudodesulfovibrio indicus genome, the window CGCCGGAATCGGCGCGCGAGCTCACCCCGCCCTCGAAGGACCACGCCGTGATCCGCCCCTCGGGGTCGAGGCGCGCGGTCAGGGTGAAGGGCAGGGGGTGGCCGGAGTAGAACCGCGCGAGCACCGGGTTGGTGGAGGTGAAGCGCAGGTCGTGGAAGACCAGGGTCCGTCCGTCGCCGTCCGTCCTTTCGCTGTAATAGGGCCACTTGGAGAACCAGGCGTAGGTGGCGAACATGGAGACCTGCCGGCCCAGCTCGTCCAGGTACGCCTTGTCCGCGCGCCGGACGCGCAGCGGGGCGGCCGGGCCGTCGTCGCCGAACAGGTCGATGGTGTCCAGCAGGTAGTCCGGCCCGTCGGTGACCACCACCTTCCAGTAGCGCGGCGACAGGGCGTCCGGGGTGACGTGGACCTTGTCGTGGGCCACCCCCTTGCGGATCAGCTCCTCGGCGTACAGCTCCTGGAGCAGCGCCCCGCCCGCCATGTTGGCCAGGGGGTAGGCGAAATACCAGAGCATGCCGATCACGGCGATCAGGTGCCTGCGCCGCTTCGCGATCAGGGCCGCGCCGATGAGGGCGAGGGCGGTCAAGGTGAACAGCGGGTCGATGATGAACGCCCCGTCCAGGGCGAAACGGTGGTTGGAGAAGGGGGCCAGCAGCTGGGTCCCGTAGGTCGTGATCAGGTCGAGCCAGACGTGGGTCAGGGCCAGGACGTAGAACAGGGCGGCGCTCTTGAGATACGGCGTGCGCCGCGAGACGAGCTTGTATATCCCGGCCAGGACCAGGGCCAGGACCAGCGCGCCGAAAAACGAGGTGGAGACGCCCCGGTGATAGAGGAGATCGAACTCGGGGTCGGAGCCGCCGAAAAAGATGTCCGCGTCCGGCATCCATGAGGCGAAGACCGCGAAGGGCAGGAGATAACGCGCTTCGGGGAACCACTTCCGCGCGGCCAGCCCGCCCATGAGGCCGGAGGAGAGGTGCGTGACCGGATCCATGCGAGGGGTATACCTTGCGGCGGATATATTGTAAAAAACAAACTTGCGGTTTGCCGGTGCCGCAGGTAAAGACCGGGAAAATTGCAGGAAAGGAGCCAGACGCGTCATGCAGAAACCGTCCGTCGGCGTCGCCCTCGAAGGGCTGCCCTATATCGTCATCGCAGCGTTCACCACGCTGATTTTCGCCATCATCGGCTGCTGGCCCGTGGCCGTCATCGGCCTGGCCGCAACCGCCTTCATCGGCCATTTCTTCCGCGACCCCGAGCGGGTCGGCCCGGAGGACGCCGATGCCGTGTGCTCCCCCGCGGACGGCAAGGTCATCAAGGTCTCCCGCGAGCCGGACCCGGTCTCGGGCGAGATGCGCCAGGTGATCGCCATCTTCATGAACGTCTTCAACGTCCACGTGAACCGCATGCCGGTCAGCGGCAAGGTCGAGCTGATCCGCTACATTCCCGGCAAGTTCTTTAACGCCTCCTTCGACAAGGCGAGCAAGGACAACGAGCGCAACGTGGTGGTCGTCACCGGCAAGGGCAACCAGCGGTTCACCATGGTCCAGATCGCCGGGCTCATCGCCAGGCGCATCGTCTGCTGGGCCGAACCGGCCGACAAACTCAAGCGCGGCGAGCGGTTTGGTTTGATCAAGTTCGGTTCAAGAGTTGACCTTTACATGCCGGATGGCTATGTACCACTTGTCAGCGTCGGCCAGAAGGTCGTCGCGGGCGAGACCTCCCTGGCGGAAAAACGGACCGCCTGATACGGGAAATAGTTTTTAATAGGTTTAAATGGTTAAGGAAAAATGCCGCGCCATAAAAGTGTCTACCTTCTGCCGAACCTGCTGACCACGGCCAGCTTGTTTGTCGGCTTTCTGGGACTGACCTGGGCCATCCAGGGGGATTACGCCTCCTGCGCCCTGTGCATCCTGGCGAGCTGCGTGTTCGACGGACTGGACGGCAAGGTGGCGCGCATCACCAACACGCAGAGCGAATTCGGCGTCCAGCTCGACTCCCTGGCCGACCTGGTCGCCTTCGGCGTGGTTCCCGCCATGATGACCTACCTGTGGCTCCTGAACGACTTCGGTCGGCTCGGCCTGATGGCCGCCTTCCTGTTCAT encodes:
- a CDS encoding metal-dependent hydrolase encodes the protein MDPVTHLSSGLMGGLAARKWFPEARYLLPFAVFASWMPDADIFFGGSDPEFDLLYHRGVSTSFFGALVLALVLAGIYKLVSRRTPYLKSAALFYVLALTHVWLDLITTYGTQLLAPFSNHRFALDGAFIIDPLFTLTALALIGAALIAKRRRHLIAVIGMLWYFAYPLANMAGGALLQELYAEELIRKGVAHDKVHVTPDALSPRYWKVVVTDGPDYLLDTIDLFGDDGPAAPLRVRRADKAYLDELGRQVSMFATYAWFSKWPYYSERTDGDGRTLVFHDLRFTSTNPVLARFYSGHPLPFTLTARLDPEGRITAWSFEGGVSSRADSGGRTQ
- a CDS encoding phosphatidylserine decarboxylase family protein, giving the protein MQKPSVGVALEGLPYIVIAAFTTLIFAIIGCWPVAVIGLAATAFIGHFFRDPERVGPEDADAVCSPADGKVIKVSREPDPVSGEMRQVIAIFMNVFNVHVNRMPVSGKVELIRYIPGKFFNASFDKASKDNERNVVVVTGKGNQRFTMVQIAGLIARRIVCWAEPADKLKRGERFGLIKFGSRVDLYMPDGYVPLVSVGQKVVAGETSLAEKRTA